From Proteiniborus sp. MB09-C3, the proteins below share one genomic window:
- a CDS encoding DegV family protein, which yields MSKFVLTCCSTADMPYEYFLKRDIPFASFHFNIDDKEYIDDLGQTMSFEEFYSRIEKGAMPTTSQVNIGEFIDFFEPFLKNSKDILHISLSTGLSGVYNSACIAKEELLSRYPERKIIIVDSLGASSGYGLLTDLAADMRDGGASIEDVYAWLEENKLNVHHWFFSTDLTHYKRGGRISATSAVIGSLLNICPLLNMSYDGKLVPREKIRGKKHVISEMVKKMKIHAENRIEYSGKCFISNSACYDAARMVADLIEDNFPNLDGKVMINSVGTVIGSHTGPGTVALFFLGDKRVN from the coding sequence GTGTCTAAATTTGTTTTAACATGTTGTTCTACAGCAGATATGCCCTATGAATATTTTCTTAAAAGGGATATACCTTTTGCTTCTTTTCATTTCAACATAGATGATAAAGAATATATCGATGATCTTGGTCAGACTATGTCTTTTGAAGAATTCTATAGTAGAATTGAAAAGGGAGCAATGCCAACTACTTCTCAGGTAAATATCGGAGAGTTTATAGATTTTTTTGAACCTTTTCTTAAGAATTCAAAAGATATTTTACATATTTCTCTTTCTACAGGTTTATCAGGTGTTTATAATTCCGCATGTATAGCGAAGGAAGAACTGTTATCTAGGTATCCAGAACGGAAAATTATAATTGTTGATTCCCTAGGTGCCTCTTCAGGTTATGGATTACTTACTGATTTAGCTGCTGATATGAGAGACGGAGGCGCAAGCATTGAAGATGTTTACGCATGGCTAGAGGAAAACAAATTAAATGTACATCATTGGTTTTTCTCTACTGATTTAACACATTATAAACGTGGTGGCCGTATATCTGCTACATCTGCAGTTATAGGGAGCTTATTAAATATATGTCCCCTACTAAACATGAGCTATGATGGGAAGTTGGTTCCTCGTGAAAAAATTCGTGGTAAAAAACATGTAATTTCAGAAATGGTGAAAAAAATGAAGATACATGCAGAGAATAGGATAGAGTATTCAGGTAAATGTTTCATATCCAATTCTGCATGCTATGATGCTGCACGTATGGTTGCTGATTTAATTGAAGATAACTTCCCTAATCTAGATGGGAAGGTAATGATTAATAGTGTAGGCACTGTAATAGGTTCACATACAGGTCCTGGTACAGTTGCACTTTTTTTCTTAGGTGATAAGAGGGTAAACTAA
- a CDS encoding folate family ECF transporter S component, with product MQKISTKNIAYFGLLIALNVVLTRIGSIRIGGGGVELVRIGFGGYPVIFAGIVFGPLAGGIVGAIGDIIGHFMSPMGPYMPHFTFTAALTGILPGLILMSFKDKKSKSSFWKLILAIAVGQITTSVIMVPYFMQTLFSVPMVTTVPGRIISQAFHIPLYAYVTRLLVNRLSFAFKVN from the coding sequence ATGCAAAAAATATCCACGAAAAACATTGCTTATTTTGGCCTACTAATTGCTTTGAACGTTGTTTTAACAAGAATAGGCAGCATTAGAATAGGTGGTGGAGGAGTAGAACTCGTCAGAATAGGTTTTGGCGGTTATCCAGTAATCTTTGCTGGAATAGTATTTGGACCATTAGCTGGTGGTATTGTTGGTGCAATTGGTGATATAATAGGCCATTTTATGAGTCCAATGGGACCATACATGCCACATTTTACATTCACAGCAGCATTAACTGGAATATTACCAGGATTAATACTGATGTCATTTAAGGATAAGAAATCCAAAAGTTCTTTCTGGAAGCTAATTTTAGCAATAGCAGTGGGACAAATCACTACTTCTGTAATCATGGTACCTTATTTTATGCAAACATTATTTAGCGTACCAATGGTAACTACTGTACCTGGGAGAATAATTAGTCAAGCATTCCATATACCACTATATGCGTATGTTACAAGACTCTTGGTAAATAGACTGAGTTTTGCATTTAAGGTTAATTAG
- a CDS encoding ABC transporter ATP-binding protein, whose translation MSKYIEFQDVKKVYQMGEVKTEALRGVDFSIDKGEFVIIAGASGAGKSTILNILGGMDTVSSGTVRVDNREISSYSNKDLITYRRHDIGFVFQFYNLVQNLTAIENIELATQICENPLDPGEILDAVGLNERKKNFPAQLSGGEQQRVAIARALAKNPKLLLCDEPTGALDYNTGKSILKLLQDTCCQMGMTVVVITHNLAITPMGDKVIRVKNGRIEGQTLNSNPTPVERIEW comes from the coding sequence ATGAGTAAATATATCGAATTTCAGGATGTTAAAAAGGTATATCAGATGGGAGAAGTGAAAACAGAAGCCTTAAGAGGAGTAGATTTTTCCATTGATAAAGGGGAATTTGTCATTATAGCAGGAGCTAGTGGAGCAGGTAAAAGTACAATATTGAACATATTAGGAGGTATGGATACAGTTAGCTCTGGGACTGTAAGGGTTGATAACAGGGAAATAAGCTCATATTCAAATAAAGATCTCATAACATACAGGAGGCATGATATAGGTTTCGTGTTTCAATTTTATAATCTAGTACAGAATTTAACTGCTATTGAAAATATAGAACTGGCAACTCAAATATGTGAAAATCCATTAGATCCAGGAGAAATATTAGATGCTGTAGGACTAAATGAAAGAAAAAAGAATTTTCCTGCTCAATTATCGGGAGGAGAGCAGCAAAGAGTAGCAATAGCTAGAGCATTAGCTAAAAATCCTAAGCTGCTTTTGTGTGACGAGCCTACTGGGGCTTTGGACTATAACACAGGAAAATCAATTCTTAAGCTTCTTCAAGATACTTGCTGCCAAATGGGTATGACAGTAGTTGTGATTACACATAATCTGGCTATAACACCTATGGGAGATAAAGTTATCAGAGTTAAGAATGGTAGAATTGAAGGTCAAACTTTAAATAGCAATCCTACTCCAGTAGAAAGGATTGAGTGGTAG
- a CDS encoding MATE family efflux transporter, whose product MKTSFKNKDFFKALISIALPITLQNLIASSVNMLDTLMITSLGKESLAAVGLANQVFFFYSVTIFGVATGSSIFIAQFWGKKDTMNIKRILGISLTIASVLGMIFTLAALFIPEQIMRIFSNDIKVIKLGVDYLRIVSISYIITGISFSYAVASRSTGQAKMPMVVSIVSFLTNAVFNYLLIFGKLGFPQLGIKGAAYGTLIARIVEIAIILYFIYSNDGNPLAGSIKEMTDWNNDFIKKYFKTAYPVILNEALWSLGTVLYSVAYAKIGTEAAAAVQILNTVQNIFMVMTRGLANACTVMVGNKIGAEEEEVAIEYANSFMIISITLGMFLGIMLFLTSDAILMFFKNLTPELYATSKKLLIVLAVFFFIKAFNGTMVVGILRGGGDTRFSMILEMAAVWLVGVPLAFLGALVFKLPVYYVSALVCMEEVVKAAVGIPRIISKKWVTNVITDM is encoded by the coding sequence ATGAAGACTAGTTTCAAGAATAAAGATTTTTTTAAAGCTTTGATATCTATAGCTTTACCTATAACATTACAAAATTTAATAGCTTCTTCTGTGAATATGTTAGATACTCTTATGATTACCAGTTTAGGTAAAGAGAGTTTAGCTGCAGTAGGTCTTGCAAATCAGGTGTTTTTCTTTTATTCAGTGACTATATTTGGTGTAGCTACTGGTTCATCAATATTTATAGCTCAGTTCTGGGGAAAGAAAGATACCATGAATATAAAGAGAATATTAGGCATATCTCTTACTATAGCCAGTGTTTTAGGTATGATATTTACACTAGCTGCATTATTTATACCAGAACAAATAATGCGAATTTTTAGTAATGATATCAAAGTCATTAAACTAGGTGTTGATTATTTAAGAATAGTTTCTATTAGCTATATTATTACTGGCATTAGCTTTTCTTATGCAGTTGCTTCGAGGAGTACTGGTCAGGCTAAGATGCCAATGGTAGTAAGTATAGTTTCATTTTTGACTAACGCAGTATTTAACTATTTACTCATTTTTGGGAAGCTTGGTTTTCCACAGCTTGGAATCAAAGGGGCTGCTTATGGCACATTAATAGCTAGAATTGTGGAAATAGCTATTATACTGTATTTCATATATTCAAATGACGGGAATCCTTTAGCAGGAAGTATTAAAGAAATGACTGATTGGAATAATGATTTTATTAAAAAGTATTTTAAGACTGCCTATCCAGTTATTTTGAATGAAGCCCTTTGGTCGTTGGGAACTGTGTTGTACTCTGTAGCTTATGCAAAGATAGGTACTGAGGCAGCGGCAGCAGTTCAGATTTTGAATACTGTTCAAAATATTTTCATGGTAATGACTAGAGGTTTAGCTAATGCATGTACTGTAATGGTCGGAAATAAAATTGGAGCTGAAGAAGAGGAAGTAGCTATTGAATATGCTAATAGCTTTATGATTATATCTATTACATTAGGAATGTTTCTAGGCATAATGCTGTTCTTGACATCAGATGCAATTCTTATGTTTTTCAAAAATTTAACGCCAGAATTATATGCTACATCAAAGAAACTTTTAATAGTTTTAGCTGTTTTTTTCTTTATAAAGGCTTTCAATGGAACTATGGTAGTAGGAATATTAAGAGGTGGTGGAGACACGAGATTCTCTATGATTTTAGAAATGGCAGCTGTTTGGCTAGTAGGAGTACCTCTAGCTTTTCTAGGTGCACTAGTATTTAAGCTTCCAGTATATTATGTTTCAGCACTAGTATGCATGGAGGAAGTAGTTAAAGCAGCTGTTGGGATACCTAGAATAATTTCAAAAAAGTGGGTAACAAACGTGATCACAGATATGTAA